The following coding sequences lie in one Mesorhizobium sp. NZP2298 genomic window:
- the leuB gene encoding 3-isopropylmalate dehydrogenase: MKIAVLPGDGIGKEVTAEAVKVLRALAGAGLAFEMTEAIIGDEGIQTVGDALPAKTLELCRAVDAILLGGTGVPADEHRPPSEGAGNGLLRLRRALSLYANFRPVLLYPELLDASTLKPEVVEGVDMLILRELNGDLYFGEPRGISVNAAGEREGINTMRYTESEIERIAHVGFKAAQKRGRKLCSVDKSNVLETMMLWREVVTRVGKDYTDVELTHLYVDAASMALIRNPRQFDVIVTGNVFGDILSDAAAMLAGSIGMLPSASLGIGNKGLYEPVHGTAPDIAGRNIANPLAAILSVALMLRYSFSLEHEAARVEAAVRSVLAAGYRTADIMRPGCRRVSTSEMGDAVVAVLVAGTSRQAVG; encoded by the coding sequence GTGAAAATCGCGGTACTTCCCGGCGACGGCATCGGCAAGGAGGTGACCGCTGAGGCGGTCAAAGTGTTGCGCGCACTTGCCGGCGCTGGACTCGCCTTCGAGATGACCGAAGCCATCATCGGCGACGAAGGCATTCAGACCGTCGGCGATGCGTTGCCGGCGAAAACGCTTGAGCTCTGCCGTGCGGTTGACGCTATCCTGCTTGGCGGTACCGGTGTGCCCGCCGACGAGCACCGCCCACCATCCGAGGGCGCTGGAAACGGGCTGTTGCGGCTTCGCCGGGCGCTGTCGCTCTATGCCAATTTTCGTCCGGTGCTGCTCTATCCCGAATTGCTCGACGCATCGACGCTGAAGCCGGAGGTGGTCGAAGGCGTCGATATGCTGATCCTGCGGGAGTTGAATGGTGACCTGTATTTCGGTGAGCCGCGCGGCATCTCGGTCAACGCGGCCGGCGAGCGCGAAGGCATCAACACAATGCGCTACACCGAGAGCGAGATAGAGCGCATCGCCCATGTAGGCTTCAAGGCGGCGCAAAAACGCGGCAGGAAGCTGTGCTCTGTCGACAAGTCGAACGTGCTGGAGACAATGATGTTGTGGCGCGAGGTGGTGACCCGCGTCGGCAAGGACTATACGGATGTGGAACTGACCCATCTCTATGTCGACGCAGCCTCCATGGCGCTGATCCGCAATCCCAGGCAGTTTGACGTCATCGTCACCGGAAATGTCTTCGGTGACATCCTCTCCGATGCCGCAGCGATGTTGGCCGGTTCAATCGGCATGCTGCCGTCGGCCTCGTTGGGCATCGGAAACAAGGGGCTCTACGAACCTGTCCACGGCACCGCACCCGACATTGCGGGCCGCAATATTGCCAATCCGCTGGCAGCGATTCTGTCGGTAGCGCTGATGCTGCGCTATTCCTTCTCGCTGGAACATGAGGCCGCGCGCGTCGAGGCTGCGGTCCGCTCGGTGCTTGCAGCTGGCTACCGAACCGCCGACATTATGCGGCCCGGCTGCCGCAGGGTCTCCACCAGCGAGATGGGTGACGCCGTTGTAGCGGTTCTCGTCGCCGGAACCAGCAGGCAGGCCGTCGGCTGA
- a CDS encoding LysR family transcriptional regulator — MRFDLLSLELFVAVCEEQSIAKAADREHIAASAISKRISDLEARLKTPLFLRGSKGLELTAAANSLLYHARVVMRDLRQMESELSNHASGVRGHVRVYASVSTIIQHLPRDLREFLALHDAVRIDLQEGTSQQALEAVAENAADIGVFGGVVPRQGLKIIPYRVDRIVALVHKDHPLADRTIVKFAEFTDFDLIGPMKGSFLDSLVLRAASDLARSLRMPVRVNGFETVFSMVEAGLGIGLVPEKCAERYVTSGNTVAIVLDEPWAERQWNLCVQASQTMPPPVRLLLNHLTNSETR; from the coding sequence GTGCGTTTCGACCTGTTGTCACTGGAATTGTTCGTCGCAGTCTGTGAGGAGCAAAGCATTGCCAAGGCCGCCGACCGCGAGCACATAGCTGCATCTGCAATCAGCAAGCGCATTTCCGATCTCGAGGCCAGGCTCAAGACACCGCTGTTCTTGCGTGGTTCCAAGGGGTTGGAACTCACCGCGGCCGCCAATTCCCTGCTGTACCACGCCCGCGTGGTCATGCGCGACCTGCGCCAGATGGAATCCGAGCTGTCCAATCATGCCAGCGGCGTGCGCGGCCACGTCCGCGTCTATGCCAGCGTTTCCACCATCATCCAACACCTTCCGCGTGACCTGCGCGAGTTCCTCGCCCTACACGACGCCGTGCGCATTGACCTGCAGGAAGGGACCAGCCAGCAGGCGCTCGAGGCGGTGGCGGAGAACGCCGCCGATATCGGCGTCTTCGGCGGCGTTGTGCCGCGCCAAGGCTTGAAGATCATCCCCTACCGTGTCGACCGCATTGTCGCACTCGTTCACAAGGACCACCCGCTGGCGGACCGCACGATCGTCAAGTTTGCTGAATTCACCGATTTCGATCTAATCGGGCCGATGAAGGGATCCTTCCTCGACTCTCTTGTGCTACGCGCTGCTTCCGACCTCGCCCGCTCGTTGCGGATGCCGGTCCGCGTGAACGGTTTCGAGACCGTATTCAGCATGGTTGAAGCCGGACTGGGGATCGGCCTGGTCCCGGAGAAATGCGCCGAGCGCTATGTGACCAGCGGCAACACCGTCGCCATCGTCCTTGACGAACCCTGGGCCGAGCGCCAGTGGAACCTTTGCGTGCAGGCAAGCCAGACCATGCCGCCGCCCGTGCGCCTGCTGCTCAACCATCTCACCAACAGCGAAACCCGATAA
- a CDS encoding SDR family NAD(P)-dependent oxidoreductase: protein MKLPTCGEAGTNGKVRIRPYMNQYDLEGRTAVITGGAQGIGFAVVKRMLESGASVAIWDRDETVLRACADKLADADRVYCRTADIGVLASVEAATKATLGRYGKVDILINNAALVGPNMPTWEYPPEAFAEVVQVGLNGTFHCCRTIVPHMMEKGYGRIVNISSVAGKEGNPNAVAYSSMKAGVIALTKSLGKELADRNIAVNCVTPAVAKTPGAMAQAPEHIAYILGKIPRGRMLELEEAASMICWLATQENSFTTGAVFDLSGGRATY, encoded by the coding sequence ATGAAATTGCCCACGTGCGGCGAAGCGGGCACCAACGGAAAGGTCAGGATCCGTCCATACATGAATCAATATGATCTCGAAGGCCGCACCGCGGTCATCACGGGCGGCGCTCAAGGTATCGGGTTTGCGGTGGTCAAGCGTATGCTCGAATCGGGCGCTAGCGTTGCCATCTGGGACCGCGACGAAACAGTTCTAAGGGCCTGCGCCGACAAGCTCGCGGACGCCGACCGCGTATACTGCCGGACAGCCGATATCGGCGTGCTCGCCTCAGTGGAAGCGGCGACAAAGGCGACGCTCGGGCGCTACGGCAAGGTCGACATCCTGATTAACAATGCCGCCCTTGTCGGCCCTAACATGCCGACTTGGGAGTACCCGCCGGAAGCCTTCGCAGAGGTGGTCCAGGTCGGCCTCAACGGAACTTTCCACTGCTGCCGCACGATCGTGCCGCACATGATGGAGAAGGGTTACGGACGCATCGTCAACATCAGCTCTGTCGCCGGCAAGGAAGGCAATCCCAATGCGGTCGCCTATTCGTCAATGAAAGCCGGCGTGATCGCGCTAACCAAGTCGCTTGGTAAGGAGTTGGCCGATCGCAACATCGCCGTCAACTGCGTGACGCCGGCCGTCGCCAAGACACCGGGCGCGATGGCCCAGGCGCCCGAACATATAGCCTATATCCTTGGCAAGATCCCACGCGGGCGCATGCTCGAACTGGAGGAGGCAGCGTCCATGATCTGCTGGCTGGCGACGCAGGAGAATTCCTTCACCACCGGAGCGGTCTTCGACCTGTCGGGCGGACGTGCGACCTATTAA
- a CDS encoding metal-dependent hydrolase family protein, with the protein MIEEEIPMPSFVFENARVLDGSSDDGEYDRHIRVSEGMIDEVSDKPIKDANAIMIDLKGKTLMPGLIDCHVHVYSAAEDPSASSRMPNELVALHAAKIVKGMLLRGFTTVRDVGGATLGFKYALESGLIDGPRLTMCGKAFVQSGGHTDPRERGELISAETFNNQLGNVSKIVDGVDECRRAAREEIRKGAQFIKVMAGGGAAQLRMPRSWNAYSMDELRAFQEEAENAKTYVCVHAHSDESIARALACGIKSIEHCTLITPATAAIMAEKGAYSTPTISAYEGQIIEAERLGLDAAAVERLQWVRDRGPESLEIMHKAGVKICHGSDHLGFLHPHQNLEFNIRAEALPPIEVIRSTTINAAELCLMAGKVGTIAAGAYADMIVIDGDPLKDISLLGDEGKSFQAIMKGGVFYKNELSH; encoded by the coding sequence ATGATTGAAGAGGAGATTCCCATGCCTTCATTTGTCTTCGAGAACGCGCGCGTGCTTGATGGTTCCTCGGACGACGGGGAGTATGACCGTCATATACGGGTGTCGGAAGGCATGATTGACGAAGTTTCCGACAAGCCGATTAAGGACGCCAACGCGATCATGATCGACCTGAAGGGCAAGACGCTGATGCCCGGCTTGATCGATTGCCACGTCCACGTTTATTCGGCCGCTGAAGATCCGTCCGCCAGCTCACGTATGCCCAACGAACTGGTGGCGCTGCACGCGGCCAAGATCGTCAAGGGCATGCTGTTGCGCGGCTTCACGACAGTCCGCGACGTCGGTGGGGCGACGCTGGGCTTCAAATACGCGCTTGAAAGCGGTCTGATCGACGGACCCAGGTTGACCATGTGCGGCAAGGCTTTTGTCCAGTCCGGCGGCCATACCGATCCGCGCGAGCGCGGCGAACTGATCTCGGCTGAGACCTTCAACAATCAACTCGGCAACGTGTCGAAGATCGTCGACGGCGTTGATGAGTGTCGCCGCGCGGCGCGCGAGGAGATACGCAAAGGCGCTCAGTTCATCAAGGTGATGGCCGGCGGCGGCGCGGCGCAGCTGCGGATGCCACGCTCATGGAATGCCTATTCGATGGATGAGCTTCGCGCCTTCCAGGAAGAAGCGGAGAACGCCAAGACCTACGTCTGCGTGCACGCACATTCGGACGAGTCAATCGCGCGGGCGCTGGCCTGCGGGATCAAGTCGATCGAGCACTGTACGCTGATCACCCCCGCGACGGCCGCGATCATGGCCGAGAAGGGCGCCTATTCAACGCCGACAATCAGCGCATACGAGGGACAAATCATCGAGGCTGAAAGGCTCGGACTCGACGCTGCCGCCGTTGAGCGCCTGCAGTGGGTGCGTGATCGTGGCCCGGAATCGCTCGAGATCATGCACAAGGCCGGTGTAAAGATTTGCCACGGTTCGGATCATCTCGGCTTTCTACATCCACACCAGAACCTGGAATTCAATATCCGCGCCGAGGCGCTGCCGCCCATCGAGGTCATCCGATCGACCACCATCAACGCGGCCGAACTGTGCTTGATGGCTGGCAAGGTCGGCACCATCGCCGCAGGGGCCTATGCTGACATGATTGTGATAGACGGCGATCCACTGAAAGACATCTCGCTGCTCGGCGACGAGGGCAAATCCTTCCAGGCGATCATGAAGGGTGGGGTTTTCTACAAGAACGAACTTTCCCACTAA
- a CDS encoding aldo/keto reductase, translating into METVETQGVAIPRLGLGTFRMPGDAARSVVESGLALGFRHIDTAAMYDNEAAVGTALATSGLKRADLFVTTKVWHDKLAPDALRRSFDASLGKLRLDHVDLFLVHWPSANMKMGETLEAITKLKEEGLARAIGVCNFNLPMIRRAVEDIGAPIAVHQVEYHPFLSQTPMLDYLRGKGIPMTAYAPLAQGRAARDPVLARIGEKHSATAAQIAIAWLLDQERVIAIPKAAHPSSQAANLDALNIRLDDQDRAAIAALPKNLRYVDPPFAPNWEAATS; encoded by the coding sequence ATGGAAACGGTTGAAACTCAAGGCGTCGCCATCCCCCGTCTGGGGCTTGGTACATTCCGGATGCCGGGCGATGCCGCCCGATCCGTGGTCGAAAGCGGGCTTGCCCTCGGGTTCCGACATATCGATACGGCAGCCATGTACGACAACGAAGCCGCCGTCGGGACCGCACTCGCCACTTCCGGCTTGAAGCGTGCGGATCTCTTCGTCACCACCAAGGTCTGGCACGACAAGCTTGCCCCCGACGCCCTGCGCCGATCGTTCGATGCCAGCCTCGGCAAGCTTCGTCTCGACCATGTTGATCTCTTTCTGGTCCATTGGCCGTCGGCGAACATGAAGATGGGCGAGACGTTGGAAGCGATCACCAAACTGAAGGAAGAAGGGCTGGCCCGCGCCATAGGCGTCTGCAACTTCAACCTGCCCATGATCCGGCGCGCTGTTGAGGATATCGGCGCCCCCATCGCCGTTCATCAGGTGGAATATCATCCGTTCCTGTCGCAGACGCCGATGCTGGATTATCTTCGTGGCAAGGGTATTCCGATGACCGCCTATGCGCCGCTTGCGCAGGGTCGGGCCGCGAGGGATCCCGTCCTCGCCAGGATCGGTGAAAAGCACAGCGCCACCGCCGCCCAGATCGCCATCGCCTGGCTTCTGGACCAGGAACGAGTCATCGCGATTCCCAAAGCCGCTCACCCCTCGAGCCAGGCAGCCAATCTCGATGCGCTCAACATTCGCCTCGACGATCAGGACCGCGCGGCCATCGCGGCTTTGCCGAAGAACCTACGTTACGTGGACCCGCCCTTTGCTCCAAACTGGGAGGCTGCAACGTCCTGA
- a CDS encoding NmrA family NAD(P)-binding protein, with the protein MYAITGITGKVGGALAKALIDAGEPVRAVLRDPAKAEIWRKRGCEIAFAEMDAAAQLAAAFNGATGVFILPPSEFDPAPGYPEAAKQNEVLTTALLAARPERVVCLSTIGADAEVDNLLSQRTMLEQALGELDLPVTFLRPGWFMENAAWDVAPARDEGVLHSFLQPADKTFAMVATQDIGRLAADLIREEWTGKRVVELEGPARVSPNDLANAFASVLGHPVRVEIVPRESWEGLFRAQGTRNPQPRMRMLDGFNEGWIDFKADGENRAMGTTSLEQVIEALVRQAAASETA; encoded by the coding sequence ATGTATGCGATTACAGGAATTACTGGCAAGGTCGGCGGCGCGCTGGCGAAAGCCCTGATCGATGCCGGAGAACCGGTCCGTGCGGTGCTGCGCGACCCCGCCAAGGCGGAAATCTGGCGCAAGCGAGGTTGCGAAATCGCCTTTGCCGAGATGGACGCCGCCGCGCAGCTTGCTGCCGCCTTCAACGGCGCCACTGGCGTTTTCATCCTGCCGCCGTCGGAATTCGACCCGGCGCCCGGCTATCCGGAAGCGGCGAAACAGAATGAGGTGCTGACGACCGCTCTCCTTGCTGCCCGCCCGGAAAGGGTCGTCTGCCTCTCCACCATCGGCGCCGACGCGGAAGTGGACAATCTGTTGAGCCAGCGGACGATGCTGGAACAAGCCCTCGGCGAGCTCGATCTTCCCGTCACCTTCCTGCGGCCCGGCTGGTTCATGGAAAATGCGGCCTGGGACGTCGCGCCGGCCCGCGATGAAGGCGTGCTGCATAGCTTCCTCCAGCCTGCCGACAAGACCTTCGCCATGGTGGCGACGCAGGATATCGGCCGGCTTGCCGCAGATCTGATCCGCGAGGAGTGGACCGGCAAGCGGGTCGTGGAACTGGAAGGCCCCGCACGGGTCTCGCCCAACGATCTCGCCAATGCCTTCGCGTCGGTGCTCGGGCACCCGGTGCGGGTGGAGATCGTCCCGCGGGAAAGCTGGGAGGGCCTGTTCCGTGCCCAGGGTACGCGTAACCCACAGCCGCGCATGCGCATGCTCGACGGCTTCAACGAAGGCTGGATCGACTTCAAGGCAGACGGCGAAAACCGTGCCATGGGCACGACATCACTTGAGCAGGTGATCGAAGCGCTGGTCCGGCAGGCGGCCGCGAGCGAGACCGCCTGA
- a CDS encoding serine hydrolase domain-containing protein has protein sequence MNAISRRSLLARGGLLLAAGAAAVNTPVHALAANPQARSGNFKSIDMAMEEAVRDGTVAGVVATAAGPDSMIYEGTFGKANTVTGAMMRPDTVFWLLSMTKAFTATACMQLIEQGRIDPEDDAAKYLPELANPMVLEGFDGDGQPRLRPAKRAIKVRHLLTHTSGYTYSIWSDALTRYENVTGMPDIATCKNGAFLAPLEFDPGERWQYGISMDWVGKLVEAVSDQSLEVYFRENIFAPLGMTDSGFLIGSTQKARVATFHNRREDGGLTPAPFEMPQRPEFFMGGGGGFSTPRDYMAFLRMLLNGGTHKGVRVLKPETVASMMRNQIGDLDVQAMRTAQPAYSQSFDQFPGEPHKWGYSFDINTLPGPNGRSAGSISWAGLLNCYFWLDPVRKVTGAIFTQLLPFYDQKVVKLYGTFERGLYDSLA, from the coding sequence ATGAATGCGATCTCACGCAGAAGCCTGTTGGCGCGTGGCGGCCTTTTGCTGGCGGCGGGCGCCGCCGCCGTGAACACGCCGGTCCACGCACTGGCGGCCAACCCGCAAGCGCGGTCCGGCAACTTCAAGTCCATCGACATGGCCATGGAAGAGGCGGTGCGGGACGGTACCGTCGCCGGCGTCGTTGCCACCGCGGCAGGACCAGACAGCATGATCTATGAAGGAACCTTCGGAAAGGCCAATACCGTCACCGGAGCAATGATGCGCCCCGATACGGTATTCTGGCTGTTGTCCATGACGAAGGCCTTCACCGCTACCGCCTGCATGCAGCTAATTGAGCAGGGCAGGATCGATCCCGAGGACGATGCGGCGAAATATCTGCCGGAACTCGCCAATCCGATGGTGTTGGAGGGTTTCGACGGCGACGGCCAGCCGCGCCTGCGTCCGGCCAAGCGAGCCATCAAGGTGCGTCACCTGCTCACACACACCTCCGGCTATACCTATTCGATCTGGAGCGATGCACTAACCCGCTACGAGAACGTCACCGGCATGCCGGACATCGCCACGTGCAAGAACGGCGCCTTCCTGGCACCGCTCGAATTCGACCCCGGCGAACGCTGGCAATACGGCATCAGCATGGACTGGGTCGGAAAGCTGGTGGAAGCGGTCAGCGACCAGTCACTGGAAGTCTATTTCCGCGAGAACATCTTCGCCCCGCTCGGCATGACCGATTCAGGCTTCCTGATCGGAAGCACGCAGAAGGCCAGGGTCGCCACCTTCCATAACCGTCGCGAAGACGGCGGCCTGACGCCCGCGCCCTTCGAAATGCCTCAGCGGCCGGAATTCTTCATGGGCGGCGGCGGCGGCTTCAGTACGCCGCGCGACTACATGGCCTTCCTGCGGATGCTGCTGAACGGAGGCACTCATAAAGGCGTACGGGTGCTGAAGCCGGAAACGGTCGCGTCGATGATGCGCAACCAGATCGGCGACCTCGATGTCCAGGCCATGAGGACCGCCCAGCCTGCCTATTCGCAGAGCTTCGACCAGTTTCCCGGCGAGCCCCACAAGTGGGGATATTCGTTCGACATCAACACGCTGCCCGGTCCGAACGGTCGGTCGGCAGGCAGCATTTCCTGGGCCGGCCTGCTCAACTGCTATTTCTGGCTCGACCCTGTCAGGAAGGTGACCGGAGCTATCTTCACCCAGCTTCTGCCCTTCTACGACCAAAAGGTCGTGAAGCTCTACGGCACATTCGAGCGCGGCCTCTACGACAGCCTCGCCTGA
- a CDS encoding LysR family transcriptional regulator, whose amino-acid sequence MSFDTRLLTGVGVFGAVMEAGNFVRAADVLGLTPSGVSRAVARLEQRVGVRLFDRNPREVTLTEEGARFHARIMPLLAGLEEAASEAAGSAAFVGGRLRVSIDPWFARMVLAPRIGEFLARYPALSLDLTTSNYREEMMSGADVAVRFGPPDESSLIARKLLDVPVLTCAAPSYLDRHGIPATPHDLMHHDCILFRDPQTGRPFTWEFQGDSGTIEIKASGRLVMDDPSAAVAAGLAGQGIFQSLAIGLDEWLESGALTTILAEWSDEQFPLYAYHPSRHMPPAKVRAFLDFVQRIAAA is encoded by the coding sequence ATGAGTTTCGACACGCGGTTGTTGACCGGGGTCGGCGTTTTCGGGGCGGTGATGGAAGCGGGCAATTTCGTGCGGGCCGCGGATGTTCTCGGTCTCACGCCATCGGGGGTCAGTCGTGCGGTGGCGAGGCTCGAACAACGCGTCGGTGTCAGGTTGTTCGACCGCAATCCGCGCGAGGTCACGCTGACGGAGGAGGGCGCCCGCTTCCATGCCCGGATAATGCCGCTGCTGGCCGGACTGGAGGAGGCGGCCTCCGAAGCCGCCGGTTCGGCGGCATTCGTCGGCGGACGGCTCAGGGTTTCGATCGATCCCTGGTTCGCGCGAATGGTGCTGGCGCCGAGGATCGGTGAATTCCTGGCACGCTACCCCGCACTGTCGCTCGATCTAACCACCAGCAACTATCGCGAAGAGATGATGAGCGGCGCGGATGTCGCCGTGCGCTTCGGTCCGCCGGACGAATCCTCGCTGATCGCGCGCAAGCTGCTGGACGTACCGGTGCTGACCTGTGCCGCCCCAAGCTATCTCGACCGTCACGGCATTCCAGCCACGCCCCACGACCTGATGCACCACGATTGCATCCTATTTCGCGACCCGCAGACCGGGCGGCCGTTCACCTGGGAGTTCCAAGGGGATAGCGGGACCATCGAGATCAAGGCGTCGGGGCGGTTGGTCATGGACGATCCCTCCGCTGCCGTCGCGGCCGGTCTCGCGGGGCAAGGCATATTCCAGAGCCTTGCCATCGGCCTCGACGAGTGGCTTGAGAGCGGGGCGCTCACGACGATCCTGGCGGAATGGTCCGACGAACAGTTTCCGCTTTACGCCTATCATCCGTCACGCCACATGCCGCCGGCAAAAGTGCGGGCTTTTCTGGATTTTGTTCAACGGATCGCGGCGGCGTAG
- a CDS encoding substrate-binding domain-containing protein — protein MPTHNQPGRRNILKAAVGGFALLSLSRQSTAEIAPFQFGLTPVFLSNDLELLGHLRAYLTAKLDSPVELVTRRTYQEITALLVSGEIHAAWICGYPYVQYKGELDLVATPVWHGKPLYQSYLIAAADRKVDDWHGLAGDVHAFSDPDSNSGFLVTRALLAENKVLPEAFFKKTFFTYGHRNVIRAVASGLAQSGSVDGYVHEVMRETEPDLVKQTKIVRKSEWLGFPPVASPKSLAGDARVKALQQALVSMNKDPEGMKVLRLLRLDGFAATDPSLFDTIAAKVETVRQFG, from the coding sequence GTGCCAACCCACAACCAACCTGGTCGGCGGAATATCCTCAAAGCTGCTGTGGGCGGCTTCGCTCTGCTGAGCTTATCCCGACAGTCTACGGCCGAAATCGCGCCCTTTCAGTTCGGACTCACTCCGGTTTTCCTCTCCAACGATCTGGAGCTTCTTGGCCACCTCCGGGCCTATCTCACTGCGAAGCTAGATAGCCCGGTCGAGCTGGTGACGCGTCGGACCTATCAGGAAATCACGGCGCTGCTCGTGTCTGGGGAAATCCATGCGGCGTGGATCTGCGGCTACCCTTATGTGCAATACAAAGGGGAGCTCGATCTGGTCGCGACCCCCGTCTGGCACGGCAAACCACTCTACCAGTCCTATTTGATCGCCGCTGCTGACCGTAAGGTCGACGACTGGCACGGGCTTGCCGGCGACGTTCACGCCTTCTCGGATCCCGATTCGAACTCCGGTTTCCTGGTCACCCGGGCGTTGCTCGCCGAAAACAAGGTGCTGCCGGAGGCGTTTTTCAAAAAGACCTTCTTCACCTACGGACACCGCAACGTCATCCGTGCCGTGGCCTCGGGATTGGCACAGTCCGGCAGCGTTGACGGCTATGTCCATGAGGTCATGCGCGAGACCGAACCCGACTTGGTCAAGCAGACCAAGATTGTCCGCAAGTCGGAATGGCTCGGCTTTCCGCCAGTGGCGTCTCCGAAGTCGCTCGCCGGCGACGCGCGCGTCAAGGCGCTGCAACAGGCGTTGGTGTCGATGAACAAGGATCCGGAAGGAATGAAGGTCCTTAGACTGCTGCGCCTGGATGGCTTTGCTGCAACCGATCCGTCGCTCTTCGACACCATAGCTGCCAAGGTCGAAACCGTGAGGCAGTTCGGATGA
- a CDS encoding sensor histidine kinase, with protein MSMAQRLRAIPVSYRVPVMVALLMVFISAVISERVLDRLSHTQKTYLDGLAETYLDGLSSAVVPAVLRQDVWEVYDALDRSSSSYEALSPVETVVTGADGRVLAATDPIRMATFSQLPDSYFKRYGPGIVTIDEATSTGFAKRDLVYQGQSIGTIHATFDVSHLFAERREILVTLLITNGVLAVMFSLGGFLIVRQMIAPMRILENHMRSAADGAAEPISQDQIPKGDSEVAGLFRGYNTLVQAERERANFAMQLAEEEKLSSLGRLASGMAHEINNPLGGLFNALDTLKKHGETPGVRDTSISLIERGLAGIRDVVEAALSTYRPERSHRPLSADDLDDVRLLLKPELHRKRQRLDWEIIWNDMPELPVRGGPVRQAVLNLLLNASTVTPEGGALSLKANCSGDFLNIEIGDQGPGIPPDIAGILVDSDPGPAVRAGCGLGLWMVRRVVDELGGSAAITTREGGGTVVTLTIPFERETKANAA; from the coding sequence ATGAGCATGGCGCAACGACTGCGAGCGATCCCTGTTTCTTACCGTGTTCCGGTCATGGTGGCGCTGCTGATGGTGTTTATCAGCGCCGTCATATCTGAGCGTGTGCTCGACCGGCTGTCGCATACGCAAAAGACCTATCTGGACGGACTTGCGGAAACCTATCTCGACGGATTGTCCTCGGCGGTGGTGCCGGCGGTGCTGCGCCAGGACGTTTGGGAAGTCTATGACGCCCTCGATCGGTCTTCATCCTCGTATGAGGCGCTCTCTCCCGTCGAAACGGTCGTGACTGGTGCCGATGGTCGAGTTTTAGCGGCAACCGATCCCATCCGCATGGCCACGTTCTCGCAACTGCCGGACAGTTACTTCAAGCGTTATGGCCCAGGCATTGTGACGATCGATGAGGCGACGTCGACCGGGTTTGCCAAGCGGGACCTGGTGTATCAAGGCCAGTCCATCGGGACGATTCACGCCACTTTCGATGTGTCGCATCTGTTCGCCGAGCGACGTGAGATCTTGGTCACGCTGCTGATCACCAACGGCGTGCTGGCGGTGATGTTTTCTCTCGGCGGTTTCCTGATCGTAAGGCAGATGATCGCGCCGATGCGGATCCTCGAGAACCACATGCGGTCAGCGGCCGACGGGGCTGCAGAGCCAATATCCCAAGATCAGATCCCCAAAGGCGATAGCGAAGTGGCAGGCCTGTTTAGGGGCTATAACACGCTGGTCCAAGCCGAACGCGAGCGTGCGAATTTCGCGATGCAACTCGCTGAGGAAGAAAAGCTGTCCAGCCTGGGGCGCCTTGCATCGGGCATGGCGCACGAGATCAACAACCCGCTGGGAGGGCTGTTCAACGCCCTCGATACGTTGAAAAAACATGGAGAGACACCCGGCGTCAGGGACACGTCCATAAGCCTGATCGAGCGCGGCCTTGCCGGCATCCGGGACGTGGTCGAAGCGGCCCTTTCGACCTATCGACCGGAACGCTCGCATCGCCCGTTGTCGGCCGACGACCTTGACGACGTCCGCCTCCTCCTGAAACCCGAACTGCACCGCAAGCGGCAACGCCTGGATTGGGAAATCATCTGGAACGACATGCCTGAACTACCGGTGAGGGGAGGGCCTGTGCGTCAGGCCGTCCTGAACCTCCTGCTGAATGCCAGCACGGTTACCCCAGAGGGCGGAGCGCTCTCGCTGAAGGCGAACTGCTCGGGCGACTTCCTCAACATCGAGATCGGCGACCAGGGTCCCGGTATCCCGCCCGACATCGCGGGGATTCTGGTCGACAGCGATCCAGGTCCCGCTGTGCGAGCCGGCTGCGGCTTGGGTCTCTGGATGGTCCGGCGCGTCGTCGACGAACTCGGAGGGTCTGCCGCAATCACCACAAGAGAGGGGGGAGGGACGGTGGTCACGCTGACCATTCCCTTCGAAAGGGAGACCAAAGCCAATGCAGCCTGA